From the genome of Virgibacillus proomii, one region includes:
- the rpsO gene encoding 30S ribosomal protein S15, protein MAITQERKKEIINDFKIHDTDTGSPEVQIAVLTEEINTLNEHLRVHKKDHHSRRGLLKMVGKRRNLLNYLRKKDVTRYRELINKLGLRR, encoded by the coding sequence ATGGCTATTACACAAGAGCGTAAGAAAGAAATCATTAATGATTTTAAAATTCATGACACGGATACTGGTTCTCCAGAGGTGCAAATTGCTGTACTTACGGAAGAAATCAATACTCTAAATGAACATTTACGCGTACACAAAAAAGACCACCATTCGCGTCGTGGACTATTGAAAATGGTAGGTAAGCGTCGTAATTTATTGAACTATCTTCGTAAAAAAGACGTTACTCGTTATCGTGAATTGATTAATAAGCTAGGTCTACGCAGATAA